The segment AGACCCGTCGCGTCGCTCGACGCCAGGGGTATTCCCTGACCGAGCAGCGGTTGTCCGACGGGTCGGTCAAGCTTCTGCTGCAGACGGGAGGTGCCCTGTGAAACAGATTGAAATCATCATCAGTCCGGAAGGAGGGTCCCGCATCGTTTCGAGCGGATTTTCAGGCAGGAGTTGTCTGGACGCAACCCGGAAACTTGAAGAAGCACTCGGGCAGCGGTTATCTCAAA is part of the Polystyrenella longa genome and harbors:
- a CDS encoding DUF2997 domain-containing protein; this encodes MKQIEIIISPEGGSRIVSSGFSGRSCLDATRKLEEALGQRLSQTLTPEYHEHTNNQTNNEQRQ